One Primulina eburnea isolate SZY01 chromosome 4, ASM2296580v1, whole genome shotgun sequence genomic window, CCCTATCTTGTGCATCAATTACTTGAATGTTGAAGTTGGCAATGCCTTTGTAAATAAGTCAGCTGCATTGTCGCTTGAACGAATTTGATGAACGCCAATATCGCCATTTTCTTGACGCCCGTGTGTATAGAAAATTTTTAGTGAAATATGTTTTGTTCTATCATCTTTGATTATATAGCCTCCTTTAAACTGCACAATGCAAGTAGCATTATATTTGAATAATACTGTTTGGCTATCTTTGGCTTTTGGCAAACCAAGTGATTCTTGAATATGTTGTGTCATAGATCTCAACCACGTACACTCCCGAATTGCTTCATGCATTGCAATGATCTCAAAGTGATTTGAAGACGTCGCTGTTAAGGATTGCTTCACCAACTTCCATGATATAGCAGTGTCTCCTCGTGTAAACACATAACATGTCTGGGATTTAGCGTTATGCGGATCAGAAAGATATCTTGCATCTGCATATCCAACTAAAGAATAATTTGATtttgtcgaataaaataatctcatATTAGTTGTACCATGAAAGTAACAAAATATGTGTTTTACACCATTTCAACGTTTTCGGGTTGGACATGAGTTATATCTTGCTAAAATATTAACAGAAAATTATATGTCTGGGCAAATACAATTTGCGAGTTATGACAATGCATCAATCGcccttagatatggtacttctggaccaacgCTTTTTTATCCATTTTCAAATGGTTGAAAATGATCTTTGTTAGCATCAAATGATCGAACAAACATTGATGATGCTAATGGGTGTGCCTTGTCTGTGTAAAAGcgctttaatattttttctgtatATGATGATTGATGAACAAATATTCCCTCTTACAAATGTTCAATTTGCAATTCGAGACAAAATTTTATCTTTCCTAAATCTTTTATCTTAGATTCAATAGCGATGTGATACAATTATGAAATATTCATAGTGTCATCAAATGAACAACTAGAAAACTATTTCTCTGATGTACATCTCACACTCTGGCTAGAGATTTCATGCACTACTATTTttttagatcacataggatatcaacACACTTAGGTGAggggtgaatccccgactacaatgcattggctCCTATAACAATTCGTaattgtacccaacctcgccaccttgtGACCCTCacggagtcggtaaacgagtcaaagcacaatccTAGTatgtagagcctcagtgttatccagggtcataaggactaatcaTGTACAATCACAACCACAGACTTTTCCTTTCggtgaatgataaccacttcgAAAGTTCGagagagggttgttcggtacaaTCATCGTATGATTACTCATCTGCATGATTTGACATCTCTACTTAGCATGAAAcacggtacacaacatcacagatgctagtctcaagcgacatttatccttattttaggctGCTGAATTAACTaagaataaatttaaaatatacagtgtttataaatgagtttcaagatcgaattacgattcatttgtattaaagtataatcaaggactttatctatactgattgcatgagtatacagataaagtaaaatgaattcataaaaagttaaaattatataaaatatagattgtttattatacttgattcAATAAATTGTGAACCAACTGTTAACTtacaggacatctactctaacattcATGACTTTTGCACTTTACAAGGGTCGAGAATGCAATTTTCCCGTGAGTGGTTTCTTTATCTCACTTGTCGTTAGTCCGTCTAGAACCTTTCGGTTGAAGTTTGCCCCAAGGGTTAGATTGTTTTGGATTATTTTTCGAATATCGAAGGCAGTAAACGTTGAATGTTACTATTGAAAAGTTCAAAAACTACTAATAAGTTAgggttatttatttatttgttttttgttACTGTTGTAAGGACTTTCGTGTTTTATCAAATAGTAAGACATAAGTTAAATATTGCATGTacataatatttaataaatccgTAAAACTTTGTTATGCAAATGAATAAAtgatttcatatatatataattgaataattaatgagtaggtctcttgtgagacggtctcacaaatctttatttgtgaaacgggtcaaccctgTCAATAtgtacaataaaaagtaatacacttagaataaaaaatcatattttttatgtatgatccaaataagatatatgtctcgcaaaatacgacctgtgagaccgtctcacacaaatttttgtgatAACTGATATACAAAATATTGTTTGATCGAGGGGTTCCAAAATATCATAGTCCTCTTGggaatatttaatatatgaaaatAGCCTTTTGAAAACCTAATAAAGGTTATTAATGATTTTAGTTGAGTGACTCATCTCTCTAGTTATTTGCCATTAGTACCTACTGTCTAAGGTCGATGACTACTTAACTTGTTCATTGGAACTTGGAAGTCTGGAGGATTGTTGTTCATGGGAGAATGAAATGTATCTAGGttttatttttcgaaaaatatatatttacttaTCTACACTATCTTATCGATCGATAATATAAAATTTGAGTCCATTCAAATAATCATTTTTGTGCGACATATCacgagaaaaatattttaaattttacaccaatattttatataaattgagattttattttatgtactTCTTAATACTTTTAATAGATTTCCACCCATATTTCTCCACATTTATCTCAACCAAATATTACATATTTGGTAAATCACTTTTTAACGTATTTAACTATAATTTAAACACAGAAAAATTAAATGTAAaacaattatttgaaaaataaaaatatattttaacaaataatatttatatattatattatatatatgacaaaaacttgtgtgacacggtctcacgggtcgtatctgtgagacagatctcttatttgggtcacccatgcaaaaatattactttttatactaaaagtattactttttattgtgaatatgggtaagatTAACCCGTcacacagattatgatccgtgagacggtctcacatgagacctactctatatatatatcctcAACGTGTGTCATCTCATTAgctttttaattataaatatgatGACAACTAGAAATATAGAATTTGTTGGGTtattgaaattaagaaaatattttttggatAGGTCTGTTATCAGATTTGGATCAAAGGGATTAATTGGAGAACCTAAGTCTGAAATAACATCAATATTGAAATATGtttgaaatatatttattcgttgattttataatatattaaattgaaTGAAGacgaatttaattatatatatatatatagaaaacaTCCAAAGAATCAAAATGGAtatgaaatttttaaataagaaatGGCCTCAAACCAGAGGCGCATGATGAACTATGCTCAAGCCAGCAGCAACCACCAGAATGGATAAATGATTAAACACATGCCAACTTTTCCATTTGAAGCCAGATCACCAGGCAAATACGTAAAATACTAACAGAATGAGAGGAAAAGACTTCATTTTTTTGAATCAATATTTCTGTAATTCTCAACCGAATTCGCTATGCTGAACGGGGAGCAGTGATTTACAAACAAAATAAGACAATTAAATTATTCATTAGTGggagaaacagtacagaaattTACGAGGAACTTAAAACACTCGCAGAAAATGGTGCTGGATTGACTTTTGGGGGATTCTCCAACACCATGTCCACAATCATTTCCGCTGTCCCCAAAGCCTGTAAGAGTCAAAGCAATTTTCCCTGTGAGACTTCCACTATGTGTACAACTACTCGTAAAACGGCAATTGATCAATCAAGTGTAAAGAAAGTCTGGGATAATCGAATCTTGCGATGCAAGAAACATTGGAGTAAGAACAGGATGGTTACCAATGAGAGTCCTTCTCCTTCATGTCCAGCAGCAATAAATAAGTTTGACAATCCAGGCATAGGTCCAAGCACCGGTTTTCCACCAGGCACTGGTTCCATAAACAATAACAAGGTAGATCACTTGGTAATAACTTAAAATACTGACATATATGAGGTAATAATGAACAGTTTTGTTCATCGAATACTTACTATAAGGTCTCAGTCCTACTCTTACTTCTCGGCTTTTACTCAAATCTCTAAGAGACATTTTTGTTAAGGTGGGAAAGAATTCTCCTGCCCGTTCCCATATCCGATCAATAATAGATTCATCAACCTCTGTGCTGAATCCGACAAGCTGACGGCTGCTTCCTACAAGAACAGAGCAGATTAAGGAAAGCATTAGTAAGCAACTCCAGTTATTTCTTCGCAGTCAGACCAGACAGCGAATGGAGCACTACACAAATCCTTCCAATGAGTCTTCGCAGTTAGTTCCATAAAGTGCAACTCATATGAGTTTTATGATGGCTGAAGGACGAAGGGGGTAAAAGAAAACTTAAAAGTTTCAGAAATACCAAGAACAAGCCTTCCTGACATGTCCATGGTGGCTGTCATTGAAATAGAGGAAGTGTTTGCATCATATCCGATCTCTGATTCTGATTTTGCAGATCTTATGGTTGCCGATTCATGATTGCCATACCCTGCCTCCATTAGCCCATGATTCAGATTTAAGGACTTGAAATTCTCGAGAACGAGCAGATGACCCTGTCGCGTGAATCACAAAGCATCGAGCAGTTTCGTTTATTcccataaaatcatttaatctGGATACTAATACAATATACCTTCTCAATTCCTAATATTGTCAGGGTAATAGATTTTGAAAAAAAGCAAATAATAGGAAGCAAGATAGAGGTTCCAGGACTTCATACTGTATTCTGTATATACTGAAACTTCAAGTCTCTGAGTAAAACATGACTGGAAC contains:
- the LOC140830889 gene encoding uncharacterized protein isoform X3, with product MDPLQELGWKKTGSLLVGRTAEDCSALRRKVEKLKDAGLGAEFLSSDDLQTEEPALDLGQECGAAFMPDDCQLDARHAVTFIEKGNRYYAAHGRYAEFYYEPVTSFLRSQSSGEIEAVQTSKNTLFSKKAVIMATGCWTGSLIHEVLKNSEILMNFPVKPRKGHLLVLENFKSLNLNHGLMEAGYGNHESATIRSAKSESEIGYDANTSSISMTATMDMSGRLVLGSSRQLVGFSTEVDESIIDRIWERAGEFFPTLTKMSLRDLSKSREVRVGLRPYMPGGKPVLGPMPGLSNLFIAAGHEGEGLSLALGTAEMIVDMVLENPPKVNPAPFSASVLSSS